A genome region from Ursus arctos isolate Adak ecotype North America unplaced genomic scaffold, UrsArc2.0 scaffold_18, whole genome shotgun sequence includes the following:
- the CDKN2B gene encoding cyclin-dependent kinase 4 inhibitor B encodes MREEDKGMLGGGGDDAGLANAAAQGQVETVRQLLEAGADPNGVNRFGRRPIQVMMMGSTRVAELLLLHGAEPNCADEATLTRPVHDAAREGFLDTLVVLHRAGARLDVRDAWGRLPVDLAEERGHRAVARYLRAAAGD; translated from the exons ATGCGCGAGGAGGACAAGGGCATGCTCGGTGGTGGCGGCGACGACGCGGGCCTGGCCAACGCCGCGGCGCAGGGGCAAGTGGAGACCGTGCGGCAGCTCCTGGAAGCGGGTGCGGATCCCAACGGAGTCAACCGCTTCGGGAGGCGGCCGATCCAG GTCATGATGATGGGCAGCACCCGCGTGGCCGAGCTGCTGCTGCTCCACGGCGCGGAGCCCAACTGTGCCGACGAAGCCACCCTCACCCGACCTGTGCACGACGCGGCCcgggagggcttcctggacacGCTCGTGGTGCTGCACCGCGCCGGGGCGCGTCTGGACGTGCGCGATGCCTGGGGCCGCCTGCCCGTGGATCTGGCTGAGGAGCGGGGCCACCGCGCTGTCGCCCGGTACCTGCGCGCAGCTGCAGGAGACTGA